One Sulfurimonas sp. HSL-3221 genomic window, TCCCGGAGGGCTCCCGTACCGCCAAAGGCAAAGCCGTCGTCAACCTGATCCAGCTCCAGCCGGACGAAAAGATCCAGTCGATCATCCCGACGGAGGACTTCAGCGAGGAGAAATCCCTGGTCTTCTTTACCGAGAACGGTATCGTCAAGCGTACCAACCTCAGCGAATTCTCCAACATCCGCAGCAACGGGGTTCGTGCCATCGTCCTCGACGACGAGGATACACTCATTACGGCGAAAATCGCCACGACGGAGACGAAGTACCTCTTCATTCTGACGAAGTACGCGCAGTGCATCAAGTTCGAGATCGACAAGACCCGCGATCAGGGACGCAGTACCCGTGGGGTACGCGGTATCAAGTTCAAGCATGACGGCGACCGTGTCGTTGACGCGAACATCATCGACAGCGACGAGCAGGAGATCCTCACTGTCAGCGAGAAGGGGATCGGCAAGCGCACAACGGCGGGCGAATACCGCCTCACCAACCGCGCCGGCAGCGGGGTCATCGCGATGAAACTCAATGCGAAAACCGGCCAGCATGTCGTCGGTTGTGTGATCGTTAACGAAAATATGGACATGATGGCGCTGACAAAAGGCGGCAAGATGATCCGCGTCGATATGGAGAGCATCTCCAAATCGAGCCGTAATACGAGCGGCGTCTACATCGTCAAAGGCGATGATGTCGTCAGCATCTCCCGCTGTCCGAAAAAAGAGCCCGTGACCGACGAAGAGGATGAGGGCGAAGAGGGCGGCACGGAGAGTGTCCAGATCGAGCCCGAACAGCAATCTTTTGATTTAGAATAATTTTACAAGGTAGTAAGCAGTAATGAAACAATACAACGTAGCCGTCGTCGGCGCCAGCGGTGCCGTCGGCGAAGAGATCCTGCGCATTTTTGAAGAGATCGATTTCCCCCTGGCCAAGCTCGTACCGATGGCCAGCAGCCGCAGTGCCGGCAATACCGTTGAATTCCGAGGGAATGAGCTCGTCATCAAGGAGCTGACAGAGACCGTCTTTGATGAAGAGGAGATCGAGATCGCCCTCTTCAGCGCCGGCGGTTCGGTTTCGGCGAAATTCGCCCCCTTCGCCGCCGCGGCCGGTGCCGTCGTCATCGACAACACCAGCCACTACCGGATGGACGAAGAGGTCCCGCTTGTCGTCCCGGAGGTCAATCCCGAAGATATCCGCGAATGGAAGAAGAAAGGGATCATCGCCAACCCGAACTGTTCGACCATCCAGATGGTCCAGGCCCTCAAGCCCCTCGACGACGCCTTCGACCTGGTCCGCGTCGACGTCAGTACCTACCAGGCGACCTCGGGCGCGGGCAAAGCGGCAATGGAGGAGCTTGTGCAGCAGATGCAGGACTTCTTCGCCTTCCGCCTGGATGAGAGCGAACACAACAAGTTCCCCCACCAGATCGCGCTGAACCTCATTCCGCAGATCGACGTCTTCACCGACAACGGTTATACGAAAGAGGAGATCAAAATGGTCAACGAGACCAAGAAGATCATGCACAAAGCCGTCGAGCTGAGCGCTACCTGCGTCCGCGTGCCTGTACTGCGCGGCCACTCCGAAGCGATCACGATGACCTTCGACGGCACCCTCAGCGCCGCCGAAGCGCGCGAGGTGCTCTCCAAGGCACCGAACATCGTCATCCAGGACGAGCCCCAGAAGGGAGTCTACCCGATGCCGGCAGCCTGTGTCGACCGTAACGAGACCTTTGTAGGACGTATTCGG contains:
- a CDS encoding aspartate-semialdehyde dehydrogenase gives rise to the protein MKQYNVAVVGASGAVGEEILRIFEEIDFPLAKLVPMASSRSAGNTVEFRGNELVIKELTETVFDEEEIEIALFSAGGSVSAKFAPFAAAAGAVVIDNTSHYRMDEEVPLVVPEVNPEDIREWKKKGIIANPNCSTIQMVQALKPLDDAFDLVRVDVSTYQATSGAGKAAMEELVQQMQDFFAFRLDESEHNKFPHQIALNLIPQIDVFTDNGYTKEEIKMVNETKKIMHKAVELSATCVRVPVLRGHSEAITMTFDGTLSAAEAREVLSKAPNIVIQDEPQKGVYPMPAACVDRNETFVGRIRNDLYRDNMLHMWVVADNLRVGAATNAVRIAQKWVEMGGADV